The following nucleotide sequence is from Fusarium graminearum PH-1 chromosome 1, whole genome shotgun sequence.
GGTTATGTCTGTCTGCGCCGAGCCAACAACACCGCTggacgctgctgctgccatgacCTCGTTCTCCGAAGTCGCATTATTTTGGTCCTGATAGCAAATCGCGCACGTTCTCTCTGGGAGGAATGCGTACTCGCCATTGGCCTTGCCCTCTTCCTGTGGTCCCGTCCTGATAatgtcttttgtttttcgCCAGGTCCTGGTGAGCCAACGTCGCCATCGCTGAATGCCTATCAGGGGCAGCACGAAAAGCAAAAACTCGGTGAACGCATGCCAAACAAGCTGACGATTGAGATACTCAAATGAAACCTCTCGGCTTACTTGGCTTGTGGGTGGCGCAAGTCTCATTCTCAGGATTCTGTCGAGAAGCGTTCGATATCGTCCGTGCAGTAGAAAAACAAGAAATGAGACACAAGCAGCAGCTGAGTGGACAGTTGATATAGCCGAAGTGAATTTCGAGAGTCGCTTCAGCCGCGGGCTTGGCTCATCATAGCCATCATCGTGTTCCAGAAGCCAATCTTCCCACCTCGTCCAAGCATAGTTTCCAAAAACTGTGACCAGACCGTAAAGTGATTTTTGAACCTTTGAGGGTGCCTTGAGGATAAGGCCATCATTCCTGGCGTCGGTGTATTTGAGGTTTTGAAGAGCCGCACCGTATGTCGCATCGTGATCCCAGACAGTAAGCTTAAAGAGGACAGCTCTTAGTGCCAACATAATTTCAGCCGACCAGTCATCATGCAGGTGCCCTCCGCCAAAATACTTTAGGCCTTCAGAAACCTGGTCTTTGAGGATGTCCAACAACTCTATATCGAGCAATTCGGCGTCAACTTGTCCTACTCGAAATGCGGGGCGCGTGCCCTCCCTAGTTGACACGGCGTCCCAAGCAGATCCGATGCGATTTAAGGGGTATGGTAAGCGCTCGAGGTTGGCTCTGGGTCGAGACGCTTGCCGCTGTGCAGCGATGCGAGCAACAGCTTCGGCCTCGCGGGTTTGGCGACGCGCGGCGACGCGGCGCTGTGCTTGTGCGAAGCTTGTGTCAGTCATTTGACTTTATGCATAGAAAGGACCGTTGGAGGCGGGTTAATTAGCTACTGAATTTATCGGTCGGTTGGCAGTCGGACGGTTGGTGTGAGGTTCGTTGTATGTTTAAGCAAAAAGGAAGCGCGCCGCACCTCGGCGCATCGTATCGCATCTGGGGTTAGGCGGACCCATGACGACAAGGTCGGGGTCTCTCGTCCGGGGTTGTCCAACAGAAGCCGAGGTGTTACAGTGCCTGATCGGCAACTTTACCGTGCCATATCCTCTTTTGCCTAGGTACAGCACAATAGTCTACATAATCCCTGGAGGGACCTGTCTTACTTGCTTTGCTCACCTTCATGTGAGTCGATCCCCATCAGTCTTAGCTTATTCTTGTATCACTCTCCTGTCTGCAGCCGGCTCCCCGTTTCTCCCTCACTCCTTCCTTCGAGGACTGTTTCGGACCGGACCCGCTTTGGCATTTGCCAATGAGCGTTTGGGCTTGAGACTGAATCTGAATAGTGAATGTTATcccttgacaacaacatcgagCCATGGTATACAGTACAGTCAGTGCGTGTTCAAACTACAAACAGGGGCCTCAGCCATCTCCGATGGCTTGCATGCACAAGTATGTCCCGCCCCGAGTGGTTGCTTCTGCTGGGCTGCTGGGCTGCTGGGCTGCTCAGACTACCTACCTCACGCAACACCTCTGATAGTGGCATCAAACAGGACAGATAAAATCAAAGACTTGTCTCGGAAAGGATGCCCCGGCACTAAACAACAACTCCTGCTCAGTTCTTTCTTGGTCCAGTGGTAACGGTATTTCGATGTACCAGGGGTGGATAATTCATGCTCGCGGGCATTCTTGGCTCTCGCGGACAATAAGGAAATGCAAAGACAGACCAACAACTTGATACTACTTTCCAAGGCCCATTTATATTTACTTGCATGGGTACCATGTCTACTCATATTGACAAACCAACATGGAGATGTAGCTGGACGTTTCTGTTAGATCTTGTACTGCCTATTCCCTGACCGGGAAGTGAGATCCACGCGCCACATACCGGCCAGCCAACACCACTGGGTGACAAGTCGGCATTGTAGCATTGTTTGAGATTGTATCTAACCCAGGTTTCATTCTCCCAATCATAGTGTAACGAGAGATTTGCTTTTGTTCGGTCCTGGCGATCAGCTCTCGTGTGCCACTCATATTGTTGCCCAGTATCGTTTATTCGTATTGAACTCCCTTTGGTACCAGCCGTGCTCCCATTTTCATATATTTGGGCTGTCTCTTCCATATATATATCGTGTATGCATAGCTTCCATGGCACTGGCACTTGACACAGACCTGTGCCCATTGTTGGTTCCAGGCAAACAATCCCAATTTGGTACCAAGAGGCACCCTCCATCGAATCCGACCCGCAGATTGGGTCCCTCTGTAGGCAATTACCAACAGATCCAAGGACTTGAGGATCCAAAATTCCTTCCTCGCCGTTCACTCACGAGACCCAATATGTCCGTCTGTCAGACAATGGCAGATTCATCGCAAGACGACATTTCAGGCCGGGCTGAGCTCGACTCAGGTCAGAAGCGAAACCGACCAGAACGTTCGAATGCGAAGGTTCGTGCTTCCATTGCTTGCGTCCCTTGCCGCAGTAAGCACACGAAGTGCGATGGGTTCATACCCTCTTGTACACGCTGCAAAGAGGAGGGGAAACGATGTCACTACGTCAGTTCACGGCGAGGAATCCGCGATCCGAAGAAACGCAACATGATCAGAGATGAGGTCTCGATGACCGATCAAGACGACACAACAGAAAGCACACCTTCTCCCAATCTTTCAAGTCTCCATCATCCCCTTCGCAATGCACTTGATTTGTATTATGCCAACTTTCACCTCGCTCACTCCTGGGCCCCGCCGAAACGAATCTTGGAACGGCTTTTAGAAGAAGGCCTGAACGACATGCAATTTCTCGAAGCCACCATTGCTTATATTGCATCTCGGTACTCCCTGGTAGACACTGTATCGCTCTGGGAGCGAGTTTACAAGATGTCGCACGAAGAACTTACTCCGACGCTCTGGAATGTGCAAGCACTGCTGTCCCTGTCCATCGCTTCATTCAGTGAGCGAGACAACTTCTATCCCTCTCTGTTTAATCGTGCCCGCGGACTTGCACTCGTTCTCGACCTTCGACCCAAGGCATATGCCGATCAGAGAGATGGACCTTACATAGCTGAGTCATGCCGTCGAACGTATTGGGGATTATTCGTTCACGAGATGTTGCTGAGTATGAGGGATGACCCAATGCATTCGTCTCTCTGCCCACCTAAGTCTACTGGGAGCATAGAAATTCCATGCGAGGAATGGGAATATGAGTCTGGCGTAATTATACCTACTACTGGTGACAATACAGTGCTAACTCGCAAATAGAAATTTCCTGCTCAAGTGCCCCTTGCAGAGTATGGTCACTTAGGCGCGTCCTGTGGTCAATCTTCCTGGGCCTGCTTTGTCAATCTAATACGCATATACGACCGCTGCGTGGCTCAATTTCTCCACACAAGCCCGTGGGACACAAGCTTCAGTGCATTAGAAGATGCAAGCCAACGTATCGATCGGTGGCGGAACACAATCGAGGGCTCGAAAATGGAATGGGTGGATGAGGACGGAACGGTGGATATGATACTTTATTCTGCTGTAAGCTCTTAATCTATTCGATGGTCAAATCAGCTACTTACAATTTTCCTTGCAGTTAATAGTCTCCTATGAGTACGTGGACTTCGAAATCCTAAAGATACCCAATCTCAACTAACCCCTCTGCAGTCTCCAGATTCGAATGCAGCGTCACTTTTATGATATTCAAAAGTTCGCTAACGGGGAGCACCCGAATCCCTATATACCTCGCCTGCACGAAGGTGTTCCTGTGGAGTTTGATCCCTCACTGTCGTCCATTCTTCAAGCAGCACCGCTACGCCTAGTATCACTCTTCAATCATGTCTTGCCAAAGAAAATATCTCCTTCATGCATACCATGCCTGGATCGGGCTGCCAGGCTTCTTAACGAACAGTCGTATTATAGACACAAGGTTGACTTCTTCTCAAGTATCCTTAGGAAAGCTGGCGAGCATTGGTCCATGTCGAAAAGGATCTCGGAATATCTAGAGCAAACACCAACGGGTGCTGATAATGGCACTTCGCATGCAACTCAATTGCCAACTTTGACAGCGAACACCAGCGCAGTTGCATATGCTGTACCACAGGCAGACAATCCCCATGGGATTCCGTCAACAACAGGATATTGGTCAGGAGTGACTCCACAGTCCGTGAGAGACATGTTGCACTTTATGGATTGGCCAGAGCAAAGCTTCGGTGGCAGTTCAATGCCATATGTTTTGCCCACCACTACAGCAGAGTCATTTCAAAGTCTCGATGTCGATGCAGGCAGCTCAGGGGAACAGTCTCCACATGTGAAGACCGAGAGACATTGGACATAGAGAGAATagagggggggggggagTACGAGGGAATTGGAAGTGTGTTTGGTGCTTGGCTGTGTGTTACAAGTATATAAATGTTTACCTAGACTGTGCTTCAGTAGTCTAACTGAGTTGTTTCGTTGTGTGTTGACATGAGCAGCGGAGTATTTGACTGACAGTGTGTAATCTACGAGAATGCGGTGAGTGTTGTTCGACTTACAGAGAGATAGTAGGCAGTCAGAGAGCCATACTTATCTGATTAATTAAAGTCCAAAGTTAATGACTCACTTTATTAAAGGCTATCTATATTAGGTTGACACCCAAGAGTTAGTCCCTGATTGGATTAAGTGACGTTTGTTTAAGATCGTGACCGTTATTTGATACCCTAGACCGAGAGAGACAGACCACGAGGTCTTGGTCAGACTAACAATAAAGCTAAGGCAGCTTAAGCAATATACAAGGGTACCTAGCTTGCTGCCTCGACCCGTTCCCCACCAAGACTCGGCAGTACCCAGTGACCTCACCTTTAACTCTTCGCCTTCTCTGCTACCCTCCCTCTTGCATCACTCAACACGATAACATTAGCCTCATTTTAACCCCCCGTTCACAAACAACGCAcactcttctttttcttgcgTGAAAATATTATCTTGTAACCAAATGACTCATTGCTTCTAAACCCTTGGCCCGCATTGCTTTAACGACATCACTCAGCTATTCACGCTTCAGAAACTAGGCGCATATAGTTGCTGGAAGCTCCAATTAAAAACACGACATTTCCACCAAGCATCATACATATCTGATGCCAATAGACATTACTCTCAAACGATATCTGATTTGAGGCGACGCTCCAGTGACGCGCGCTCGTGTACGACTCGACTGTACTCGAGGTTTGGTGGTGGACAACAATGGTATCTTCGCGCCAACGTGAGCTTCGACCAGAAGACTCGTGGCGCTTTGTCGAAGGCGAGAACGACAGTTTCGATACGAGTATCCTTCCATCGCTTGGGGAATCATCACCGCCCAACTCTTCTGGAAACTTCCCTTCCCAGCCCTTCTCCCAAGGCAGCATCAGCTTCGCATCGCAGGACAGCATTCGCGACTTTGGCGCAGACGCCGACGACGAGCAAGTCATCCTCCGAGAACCATTCCGACCAAGTCTTTCCCGTGCCAGTGTTAGCGCAAACGGAGAACGAGTCTTCAGAACGCCTGACCCGGAGTTCCACATGCCTCGTTTAGATGCTTCACTTGAAGGAAGTGCTAGGAGCGAGCGCACGATAAGGGGCTTGGGAATAGGATACGGCGGCGACGAGGGTGTAAGAAGGAGGGGAAACCCATCGGCATCGGCTtcagcacagcagcagagaaTGGCCCGAGCGAGATACGATGCCGAAGACGAGTATTACCGGGGGCAACGTCGCGATGAAGCGCCTCCTGCGGTTGGTAGACAATTTGCCCAAAATATTCCTACGGCGATTTACAACACGCTCGGCTGGTTTCTCAATGTCATCGGTCTCGCATTTCGCTATGCGCAGAAACCCTTCGCAATTCTTTTGTCAATCTACCTCTGCTTTGGTGGTCTCATCATTGCTCAGAACATGGCAACTCGCTCCATCGCTGCATCTCTCTCACCCGTTTGCCGTATCCCAGGCGCATCCATCCTCAATCTTCCATTTTGCCCGTCTCCAGACGCCATTGTGCCACCAGGTGGCGATGTCGAGTTCGATGATCTCATGAGTGTGCAATCCAAATTCGAGCAAGTCCTCGAGAAAAGCTCAGATGGAGTTTCCTTGCCTTTTGAGATGAAACGTTCAGAAACGGCTATCCGTGATCTCCGCAGCTTGGTGCGACATAGTGAGCTGCAGGCTCGCGATGAACTTCTCTTCGAGTTCGACGGCTATGTGGATACAGCGCGGCAAACAGCAGCCGACTTGCAAAAGTTCAACACCCATGTTGGTTCAGCCGTCGACGCTGTCATAAGCATCAATCGCTGGACGTCTCGCTATCTCGATACTCTGGCCCCTGAAGCCGATGACGCGCACTCGCTATCCTTGCCCTCTCCTATCTTCGGCTGGGCCTCGTGGCTCTTTCACCCTTTTCAGCCAACTACTGAACACATCTTTAACGAGcgcgttcttcttgacaagtATATCGAGCACACAGCTCTAGTTTCGGACCGCATTTCAACCCTGATACTTGAAGCGCAAGCTGTTTTACGTCTGCTCACCAAAGCTGAGGACCACCTTATGCTTATCTATGATATCAGCTCGCGTTCTTCTGCCGATACAGCATCTCGCCGCGAGAATGTACTATGGAACATCTGGACACTTGTCGGCGCAAATTCGAACCAACTCAACAGCCTTTCACGCCAGCTTGCTCTCTTGCGCCAGGTTGACGCACAGCGCTCTTCAGCAGTTGCACAGGTCAACGCGCTCATTCTTGAATTAGAGAGTATCCAGGCTGGTCTTGGAGACCTTCGTGACCGAGTGGCTGAGCCCGAAGTGCTGCGCAACGGTATTGGAGGGGGTCCCCCAATTCCTCTCAGTGTCCATATCGAAACTATCGACCGAGGAGTTGAGCGTCTTGAGGATGCGAGGAGCAGGATCCGCGCTGCTGAAAATGATCGTGTACGGGATGCACTGGCCCGAGGAGGAGTGCGCAATGAGCCGTTACTGGAGGGGCAAGGGAGATGACGCTGAAAGGGCTGAGAAGCATCCACGCCCAAGTCTAAAAACAGCGAGAATTGGACTATCATTTTGTGTAGGGCGTTCTGGGCGTACTTAGAATGGCGACTCTTGAGAAATAGGCCAAACATGTAATGCAGTTAGGCGGGTACAATGGTAGTTGACTACCGAGATAAACTATATTTCGTTTTAATACAAGGACGTTTatcttttctttccaagtTAATCTGTTATCGTTTGTATATTCTTTGTATGGGTATGTCTTTCTTTATTGACGATGCCTTGATTCCTCACAGGCTTTCCAGCCactgtcttgatgatgttgcttcaCCTAGATTGAAAACCTTTTCTCGTAGCAATGGACATAGCCGACGGGCCATTGCGAGCCCGCCTTCCTACGGCGGACTATGGCCCTGATTGCATGCATATATATAAATCTCATAAACCGAGCCAACGCCTCATTAATGCCTACCCAATGCACCAATAAATCTTAGTAATAGTCGTGAAAAACAATTGCCGTCCATGGTATCAGCCCATATCCCTAAAACCCCGCTCATGACACAAAACGCCGAAAAGCCATGTCCATCCAATAAATGCAACATGAGTTGTCGCCGAAATTTAAAACACTCCAAGCTGGGTTAGAAATAGCCAGGAAAAACCTTGGAAAGAGCTCGCAGCCCTGAGTATCATGTTAGTTTGTGAAGGCATTGTAGTATCTGGGTTTGACTTACAGATTGCCCTTTGGGAATCGGGGTCGTCAAAGGGTGCGTTCTTGGCTGCAATTTCGCGCATACGCTGTCGAGCAAAGGAAGACGGGCTGCCACGTCGTGGTGTTGGCTCTGTACTCAGCTCCGAATTTTCTGGCTGTGTTGGAAGCATATTCAGACGCTTGGGCTTGGCTCTTCTCGTTCTCGGAGTCGTAGTTGGGGCGGGCGGACGGATGTTCGATTCTTGCTCAGGCTGTGCAGCGGGACCAATGGGTGGGGATTGTCTCTCCGTTCCTTCTTGCGTTTCCGTTGTAGCCGGTTCTGCGGCAGGTCGTCGTATAAATGTCGGAAGTTTCAAAGAAACCAAGGGTGCCGAGGGGGGCCTTGAGGGCGACGACGAAGTCCGGAATAGTCGTTTACCCCAgtccttcatcttggtgTTATCGCCTTCCTCGGAAAGATCCTCGAGATCAACTGTTTGGTGTAATTTGATAAGGGCACGCTCTGGGCGAGCCAGAGCATTCGTGATTTTAGGACTGTAGCCTGTTGCGTTACATTGAATGTTGGCACATTGGACAGAGGGAACTGTTTTTCGACAGGAACTGGTCAATACATTCCGGATGGAATATGTGCCCGCATGAAAGCTCTTGAATGATGGTCACTCGATGTTCAAAATTGGTTAGGCATATGTGGCAAGCTGGGTATGGAAGTTGGTGGCAGCATTGTCGCCAGTTGCTCCAATTCCAGATCGTTTGCTTCGGACGCTGACACCGGATCGAACGCTTTGTTGATCGAACCCTCGATGACTTCGATGACGGCGTGTCGATGAAGGCGTCGGGGGCGGTGCCACCGATTCGGGATCCGCGTTGTATGTGAATAATGGGAAACTATTGATATGGGTGGTGGGTATTGTAAGGCGTTTTATACCCATGGCCTCAAGATCGACTTCGCCAGACTCGACCCTTTTCCGGAGTGATATGCGGCGCCGCCTCTGCACCAGGTGCATAGTTATCGATACGAACGCAAATATAGCCAGTAAAGCACCAATAACTATAAGAAAGAAAGCCCAGAGTGGAGGAATATTTGATTCGTCCTCAACGGATAGTTCGGTCCAAATACGGACATAATCTCTCGGGTTTGGGCCGTAAATCGTGCTTATGTTCTCGCCGTAAGGAATGTCGTCCACACTGCCGGAATAATAACTAAGCTGCTTCATCATATtttgaccttcttggccagaaATGGCATATATGGGATACTTGTTAGCGGTCATCCAAGCTCCGCCGTCCTCCAGGTTCCAAACAGGCGAGTCGGCATCTTGAGGCTGATTCGATGAATTGTTGGGTTTGTAGAAGATAAAAGCGCGAATGGGGTCGAGACGCGCAGAAGCGAGGTAAGACAAGGTACAGTCGATGCTGAACCAAGGGGCGAGAGCGATGAGGTTGTAATTTTGAGGGGGGAGGTTGCTTCGACGGGTGACATTTCGAGGGATGAATTGGTACTGTAATTGGTCGCACTCGCGGTTGTTGTCGAGATCGGGGACGTACAGAAGGCCGTTGATGAGGCCGTTACTTGCATCGGGATTCGTGGTGGTAAGGGtcgtgatgttggtggagatgCGCTCCTTATATGCTATGTCGGACTGTTTTTATTTGGTAAGTCCAAGTCACATTGACAATAAAGTTACCTCTGCACAGTTGGAGTCGCAAAGTTCCGGAAAGGAAGGTAAACGCACTGAGAGAGCCGTAAGGTTTCGGATGATTGTAGACGGAACCGTACTTGCGCCGCTCCATACTGGATTACTGAACAGGAGGCTAGCAAGCTTGGTCAGCGATGTTCATGGTTGTAGTAAAAATGCAAAATGATGCCGTCTAATACGAAGTTCGTGCCGGACGATGGATGTCATTGTTTGCTGAGGTGATACGAGTGGGGGTTTTAGGCGGCGTAGTCGTGCTTGTCACGCCAGCAAACGGTTTTGACGACAATGGCCACGAGGGTGAACGACATGGCGGATGAACGGAATAGATAATAAAGTGAAAGACGTACACGACATTTCGTATCTCGGTGAGCGCTAGACGATTTGATGTCAGTTCGTGAAATGCCAAGACTGGGGTATGATGCGAGGCTCTTGGCCTCGAACCCGCAGGAGCGGatgaggaacaggaacaggaacaggaacaggaacagaAAGGAACAGACACCCTGCGGGAAGAGCAAGCAAGGTACGTATTGAAGAGATAACCGTAACGCAAGGAGTTGAGAAGGGAAGAAGCGAGTGAAGTCGGGTTGAACAAATGAAATGAAGAACTTACACATGCTTCTACAACATATTCAATCATGGAATCGTAGGCATGATAGGGCGTGCACCAGAGGCGCAAAAAAAGTCGAGTGACGCGATCCTGCGGATGTGAGGCTGTAAAGATGAGAATCGGTCTGAGTAGATTGAAAAAAGTTGGGTCGAATCTGAAACCAAAACTCAAGTTGAGAATAATAAGAATGAGTGAAAAAGCAGGAGCGAACGAGTTGGCGTTTCTGGGGGAGAAAGAGCAAAGAATCAAGCGAGAGTAATGTGGACTTGGAAACCAGGTCGGAGCGTGGAATTGGCCCGGATGCTGAATTGTGGCTGCCGTTTCCGCTGGGAAGAAAGCAGGAAGTGCAggaaggaggagagggaaTAGTAGCAGTAACAGTAGCGGGTGTGAATGGGATGGGACGGTCGGCTTGTGGAGAATGGAGAATGCAGGAGACGCAATAATACGAAAGGGAGAAAGCGCGGGTGAGCGTTTTTGGGGGGGTGACGAATTGAGTTGGGCTTGACCTGATTGCCGATT
It contains:
- a CDS encoding peroxisomal biogenesis factor 2, with product MTDTSFAQAQRRVAARRQTREAEAVARIAAQRQASRPRANLERLPYPLNRIGSAWDAVSTREGTRPAFRVGQVDAELLDIELLDILKDQVSEGLKYFGGGHLHDDWSAEIMLALRAVLFKLTVWDHDATYGAALQNLKYTDARNDGLILKAPSKVQKSLYGLVTVFGNYAWTRWEDWLLEHDDGYDEPSPRLKRLSKFTSAISTVHSAAACVSFLVFLLHGRYRTLLDRILRMRLAPPTSQVSREVSFEYLNRQLVWHAFTEFLLFVLPLIGIQRWRRWLTRTWRKTKDIIRTGPQEEGKANGEYAFLPERTCAICYQDQNNATSENEVMAAAASSGVVGSAQTDITNPYETIPCGCVYCFVCLATRLEREEGEGWTCLRCGEHVKECKPWSGDLIEPSAKHASAKTVAFSDDITGGVLVDEHDEGSLVESLSTTSEQG